A segment of the Osmerus eperlanus unplaced genomic scaffold, fOsmEpe2.1 SCAFFOLD_346, whole genome shotgun sequence genome:
AGACGCGGGTTTACCCCAGCTCCgatgaggggcaggaggggaggttgagggtggggggtgggggtgtggagggatgtGTGCTGAGGTCCACCGCTGGGGGAGCGAcgtgagggtgtgggggggagggagggaggaggggtcgcCGGGGGGAGATGTCCTCCTCACAGCGGCAGGTGGTTGAGGCAGGAAGCTGGTTTGTAAACAGACCTCATGTGGAGTCGAAGAGGGTCAAAGAGCAATACCGGCCGCGTCCATAAAGGCCTTTCCCCGAAACTCGCACACAAACTCGCGCGCACAAACAATGCACTCGTACACAAGTCGGGGACGGCTTCTTGGGGCGACTCTCCCGACGACGGACATCAGTTCCCGGCGTCCATCTCTCAGCCTAAACGGAGGAGAAAAGGACACATCACGACTTCTGACAGAAAACCTTCCGGCGCTTTCCACACGTGTGCGGATATCTCCctgttgtccctctctctccctggctgacTCTTCCCGTCTCTTTTCTTGGACGTGAGATCTTATCTCGTCCCTCTTCCTGGCGCTAATCTTTCAACTACGTTTTCTAGAGAGTTCATCGTGTCGTTACCTTTTATTCCGTTCTTTTCGGGCCTTTGCTCCCCCTCGTCCTCTGTAAACAGCAAAGAGCTCAAACGCCGCCTTTCAGTCTCATGCCATGTCAGAGCTCTGAAACTGTCTCAACCCTGAATGGGAGGAGATTCCTAAGGAATGGGGTTTTTTtcggcttccccccccccacacacacacacacacacacaccctacccttcacccctcccctccgcctttctctctctgtctcacgggACAGCTGCATCTTAAAACGTGCTCGCTTTGCATCTTTCGCCGGACCGGAGGGGTCACTCGCGACCCAGGACGGACAGGAAAGCAGGGGGAACAGAGCCTACCAGCCTCGCGCCTCAGACAACAATGGCAAAGCACaccaaaaaaaaggaaaaaagcgAAACCGTGGAGGCAACCAAAAGCTAGGTTCAAGAGACTGAGGGAGTGAGGACTGTCATTCTAACTGACAAACTCAGCACTgcccatgagagagagagagagagagagagagagagagagagagagagagagagagagagagagagagagagagagagagagagagaatgaagagaaagaggagaagggagatggaaggagaataACAACAAACAAAGAAAGACAGGAATTAAAAGCCGAGGGAGGACGGTTTGAGAACGGTTGTGCTGGGGAAGTAGTGATGTACTCACAGTGGGGTGCAGCAAGACGCTCCAGAGCAGAGTTGACTCAACGGGAgagtgcgtgcttgtgtgtcctcctcgtctttgtgtgtgactgagctgatgacatcacagcattCCATGAACTAtgtctctcgcgctctcttttCCCTTAAACTCTGCGAGGAAACACACGCAGCCACAGAaacgcacacgcgcgcgcacaaacTTGGCTTAGAAAGTCAGGAAACGGAGCTCAGACGCCCTCGCTATAAAAGAAGTAACAGCATCCTGTTAAAAGCacgagatagacagagagagaggggttgagagagagagcttgagagACAGGGGCAGATACTCTTTATTAAAACATCTTCAAATAAAAACACTTTTTACACATTCAATTATGTCCACAAACCCCAGAGGGTTAAGCTACAAGGATCGCTGCCGAGAGTAACTCGCAAACAGCATCCATTCTCATGCTTACGACCCTTTAAAAAAATGCATTCGCATTCTATTTCCTGGCCCTGAACTCTCAATCCCTCTTTCACGTTTCTCCGACAAAAactttcatccctctcctccttcgctTCCCAACTCCCTTAAAAGTACAGAACTCCTCCCCCATGCAACCGTCTGTAATGACCACTCACAAAATAAAGCTGTACGCGGTTTCAAATCAGGGCACACAGGCATTCGTTGATAACGTTTTCATGTAGACTACAAaaacaagtaggcctacagtcATGAAGACAATACAGCAAATCCCAGTTGTGACTGTTGATGAATAACAATTACTTACACAACGCTGTCGTGATCAACTCAGTAGCCAATAAAGAGAACAGCCTCCTCTGGCGGTGAGTAGAAAAATAAATTGGGCTAATTCTTTCCGTAAATATAAAGGCACAGTGTACTTTTTTTCACAATAAAAAACGTTTTTTGCAGCAATTCATACGAAAGGTAGCCTATACGTAAAAAAAAACCAGTAACTTAAATTATTCGCTACTAAATAGGCTAACTAGCCAACGATGAATGAACACTAGGACTCTTCTCAAAATAAGTCTAAAAAAGAATGTGTTTATATAgcctattcatttatttatatatttatttatttcataaaATTACTGTTTAGTGCCCACTTTATCGCATTTCCGTGTTAAAAAGAAGTTGTAGCGAACTCTAATGCCTATCTTATCCATAGACCAATGGCACCATCTGCTGGTGGTGCCGGGAAACACACTAGTAGGCTAGCCTATATGTTCTCTTATTTGCTAAATAAAACTTAAAGACGTTGGTTGAAGCCTAGAATCCGTACCGCATTATTTAAGTCTGTTCGTAAGACAGCAGTTTTACCTTTTCCAATTGACGGATGAGGTTTGTGCGAGCCATGAAGCGTTTCAAAATGTTTCTTGTCAATGCATTTCATGTCAGTAGAGATCATATAGGGCTACTTCAGTGCTTCGGTCGTTGCCAACATTAAACACGCTTACATTTGACTTTTGTAATGTACTTTGGGGCCCAGAAGAACTTTAGGTAGACTAACTTGTCAATTGTAAATCCCATTACAGTGAAGACGGCAGGTGCTTTCTTCTATATGAAATACCAGATTTCTATCTCATTTTTTTTGCTCACAACTCAGACAAATATGCACAGTTGATAAACATTCCGCGACAATGCGGTTCTTTCAGATGATGTAGATGATGTATATATCTGAACAACTAAATCTGGGCTTGTTTTTAAAGTTCATTTCCTTTAAACGTATGTAAGCAAGTACGTTTGTTTATACAATAAAAACGCTTTAAAACACTGTTTTAGACGGACGTGTTTGTGCAACAGGTGGGGTTTGGAATGATACCAGTTCATTTATCCAAGGAAGCCTTGCATCAGCAATGGTCAGTCACATTGAATTTGATTGTATGACCACGTGTATTGTAATGGCATTGACATGAGTGACCCAGTATTATTGATAGTATTGATTATTGACAATGAGATGAAACCTTACAAAGATATCAGTTCCTACATGAGAAATGTGCAAACATTAAGAGATTCACTTAATAGAAATTGGTAAATTAAAATGTCTTTTATTttgaacatttgtaaaatatACATAAATTATATTCGATGCATAATCACCgaatgtgttaatcaataatcctCTTAAAAGGGAATGAACATGGGAGAACATGAGCattagagcagagagagagagagagagagagagagagagagagagagagagagagagagagagagagagagagagagagagagagagagagagagagagagagagagagagagagagagagagagagagcgagagagagagcgagagagagagcgagagcgagagacattCTTTGTTGAGATTATTTCAAACAAATATCAGTCAAACATTTCGTCGACCTGGGAAAAAAGCAAAAGTGCTACACACAGCCCCCTAAGACAGAACACCGCACACCCTCATCAGCATCGTACCCCGAGCAGCCCCGCAGCGGACGAGACGACGGCGCCGCACACCGTCTGCCTCCACAACGCGAAGCCCCTCCCTTCTCAACGACCCTCACATGATGCTCTGACACTCCAACACCAGAGGGAGACTTGACAAGGGACTAGTACTAAGATGACAGCTCTCGGCTGCGTTGGAGGGAGAATGTGATGTTTGGCTGtggaacccccctcccctcacgttGAATAAGCTTGCTCTGTGATTTCACCTCCCAGGATGAATGGAGAAGTCCTTAAGTGCAGGTAAAAAAAAGGCATTATAACACCTCGGAGATAAATAAACATGGAATTCAGCCACATCATGCGTTCAAATATTAATCATATATTTAATTGATATACATATATTGCCACCATTGGCACATACGATATTGCACACAGTAATGAAATGTTGCTCtggaaacaaaaaaacatcctctgtgagcaacaacagcaacaacaacaacagaaaagTTTCAGAATGACACATTGTGGTGGAATAACGCTGAGAAGGTCCAAACGAAAACAAGCGAAAGAATCGAAAGAACTGAAAACAAGACATGCGGACTGTTCCCCCTCAGTTGAGGCCTTAAGAATTACACGTTACTGTCCAAGCTGTAGAACTACATACAAAGAACAATCACAAGGGGCGgcgggtggtgggtgggtgggaggggggtgggtggggggggggtgggtgggtgcctCCGACAAGCATCCGTCGCTGGCCACCGGTTGGGTGCGCCTCTTGATCCAGTCCACGCTGAGTTGTGCCAGGCGGCTCCTGCTCTCCGTGACGCCCCGGCCCAGGCAGTGTGGTCCAGAGGGAACTCTGCGGGATCGAGGCGGATCGCCCCTCTTCCATGTAGGCCCACACCTGGAGGCGGGATcgggggaggaagggtggagggaggggggggaggaagggggggggggtgacaaaaaaaaaaaccaaaaaaaaaaacaaaaagcctCGGCTTCTTTTTGTTGATGTGCGGTGGCACATGCGGGCcgaaccgcccccccccccccccccccccgaaaaaccaaaacaaaatagtgacaaaaggagaaaaacaacaaaagcaCTATGAATATGGACTAAATACCCACTCTGCCATCCCAAACATGGGGCCAGCGTGTCAGCCAGTGGAGTGTGTAAGGCACCAGGTTGTTTTTTAATGCTCAAGAGGACACTCTcggctcggggggggggggggggggggggatctcggAGTGTACTCCTGTCTCTCCCGATGACAACGCCTGACATCACTAAAAGGCCGGCTTTGCAAATCCACCCGACGTCGCCGGGCATCTTTCGGACGTGTGGCTCCGGCCAATGGGGACGGGGGTCCAGTTTCGGCGGAGACCGCGGCGACAGCTTTTTCTAATACTACGAAGAGATAACGCTGAGTGCGCAGGTTGAGAAGTAGGCTTTATGAGATCTAGTGCAGTACAGTCATTTGTAGTTCAGTTGACATTTATGGGGGTGTGGGGAAATCAacaggctgaggggggggggggggggggttagtcgAGCCCCAGAGTTAAGAGGCCAACATCGAACATCCAACAACTTCATACAGGTGAACATGCAGCAAACAGCACTTCTTGGTACCATTCGAAACTGCCATTGGTAGACTGATATTTCCTGGTCCAAGACTGATTTCTCAGGGAAATGCTCTGGCGTTTCCAAAATGGAAAACATTCGGACACAAAATCATGCTACGCTTAATTTTGTTAGCACTGCCAACTGACCACAAAGCCAATTGGAGgtgtgtatggagggtgctggttAGAGTGACAGCTCTGGTATCTAGCGAACAAATATGCTTCGACGCACTCCAGTCATGCCACCTGCTGCATGTTGTCAGTGTTCGATCTTAGGCTAATACAGGTACCTTTTCAATAACTAATTTGCATGACAAGGAGACACAAACATAGTCTATAGTATACCCATCCGCATGACAACAATTTTTTACCGAAACAAAAAAAAGTTACGAGTTGTAATATTCCTTTTGAAGGCCTTCTCCAAAGTCCATTGTGTCAAGATACATTGACCAATTTGACATGTCCACTTTGTATGCAATGCATAGGCTATTGCacaacagaaagagggagagagagcgtacTTATTTCATTGCATGAAATGGCCTATGTACCTTTTTGGACTCCATTACGTCCATCTTTAAATTTCCAAAGCAGGCCTAGCCCTCATATGATTCATGTGTAAACAAACCTCTGCTCACAGGTAAAAGGTAGATTTGACAAGTACACTATGTCAACCTCTTAGAATGGTTTCGAATTaggtgaggggaaaaaaacaaaataactaaaacaaagtaaagcatctGTTTTGTGCTGAAGTCATTTGCTCACATGAAAAGGACTAGTTTCGGCAATAACTCCATTTTGACATTGCAAACACTTTTCATAATAGCTTTAACGTGTACAAAAGTTCTCGTTAATAAGGGAAATAAACACTCACTTCTTTGTCATCAAGTAGGAAACACGTTTCATATATAATGTTATTACTTTGTTTAGCAGCCGCTTACTGTATTAATGGTGGATAAGTGGGAACATCCAGCGATGGGTGACAACATGTCATAACTGTCAGTTTGTGTAGATTTATTTTGTTGTGGGTGGTGCTCCCTTGGAGTTAAACAGTTAAATCTTTAGATCTTTCTTTATACAGTAAAGTTTTTAATTATAATTTCTCTTGTTATTTTGATTACTTTTTGCATGTTTGCGCTATATATCAATCCTCTTCTCCATCATCAGCATGCATCTCTTCTTGCTGCTGCAGGTCGCATGCCCTTTTCTCACGCTGTTTTTCCTGGATCTTCTTCATCTCGTCCGCGTATTTACTAAAAGTATTCCCGAATTTGGACCATACTTTATAGGGCACCGTAATTGAATTGCGGTATGTTGGCTTCACCTCGCTTACCCTCATGAAGACTCCGTACTTATTGGATCCCACGTCGAAGAAAAAGCGTTTGTTATCTACAGTCAAGGATGTTCCTTCGGGCAACTCCGCAGGTTCGTCCTCTACACCGTAATCGTCAATGAGTTTTGCCAAAGCGTCACGAAACTCAATAAGTCCCTGGGCAGGCAGAGCAATCGTCTGGCCTTGCGTGGATCCCAAACCGGGCCCCCGGTTAACGGTCTGTCGAATCCTCAGAAATCGTCCTCTCTGGTTCTCTTTCAGATCCATGTAGTATTTACGGTTCTCTCTGACCAGGAATTCGCTTTTAAGTGCTCGCCGCGGCTCATCTTGTACGATGTCCGGATTGCTTGGTCCCAGTTGGGCATAATGTTCGATGAAGTCCCCCAAATAGTCACGGAACTCGACTGCCACAGACATTGAGAGAGTGAGGCGGCTCTTGTTTCCCCCAGCGCCGACTTCAGCTATCTTTAAGAAGCGGCCTTTTGCGTTTTGCTTTACGTCCAGGTAGAATCGTTTGTTTTGGATGTCAACCCGCTTCGACGCCAGCTCTTGCGTCTCATGCTGCAGCCCGGAAGCCGAGCCCGCCCCTCCTGTCACTGGTTGCATGGAACCGATGCCCGGGCCCGtggctgctcctccctgctcactTCCACTGTCTCTGTCCGCCATgatgctgcctgcctgccttctccctctgtctactGCAActccacagccagccagccacgccACCGCTCTCGCGAGATCTACACAAAGAAATCGAAGATATGTCTATGAAGCCTAAAGTATCATTTAAAAACCGTAACATAAAGTACGCCTACTATTTGGCCATTGTGTTTAAGTAAATTGATCACTTTACGTTTTGTAACCCTAGTATTAAAAGATTATATTGATTATACCGTTTTAAAAATCAAATACCCTCACTTGAAAATGTTGCGATGGAATTAGAAACACCTTTTTTGTATAAAGAGCAAATAGTGTTAAGATACAAGAAAACATAGGCTACAATAATATAGCCCATGATGTAGTAAAAACTCAAAGTATGCATACATATTGTCAAATATTGTGTGTTGGTTGGAAGGTTAGTTAATTTTGAAGAGCATTCCAGTACTTTAGACCGACCTTTAGGCTAAGGGCATTTAGTTCATTTTAGCCCATTTCATGTTTTGCTATCTTCTAGATGGGTGGCATGGAATTATTGTTAACAAATATGTGGATATTCCAATGAAACGAAGTGAGGACTTCTGTAAATGTAAACTTATATGCTATCCCATGTAGCCTATTCTGACAGGTTTGTGTGTGCCGAAAGGGCTGGTCGTTTAATCTCAATGAAATTCAATTATATAGCCTACCAAAATGACATAGGCTAGGTCATCCCAGTGGCTCATTTAACTCAGTTAACAGTGAAATGTGTAGATCACGCTCAGTCCGTTTGATTTTGAACCTATATGCATGTCAACGTCAGAACTTGCTCAGCTGTTAATAACATCAGTCATCTAATACAGCAGACGCGACTGGGATCGAAACCTTCTATACTACCCTATATAGGATAGTAGACATGTAGACTAATGTTTTTTAGGCCACTATTGACAGAGAAGCAAGTGCAAATCGGTTCAGAGGAAATATTTTGAGatgagtttctatagcctatgtAATTGAGAGAAAACTGTAATGCGAAAATATAGCAGATGTCTGTAAATATAGCCTTATTTTGGACTATAATGTAATTGTATCCTATTTTCCGTTCCCAATCTTTCCTATACGCAGATGCCGCCGTTGACGTCAAAACTATTTCATATGCTTTCGGCCTACCCTGTGTCCTGTTCATGGAGGCTAAATATCCCtatatcaaaataaaataatataatgaGTTATTATTCTGAATTATAGTTTATCAAGAAGACACGTTTTAACAAAGATGTAGACCCATAGGCCGAGTAGTCGCTTAGGCTATTGTAAAATGCCTTTGAGTTAACATATTTTATCCTAAACGTTGCCTGTCTCGCCTACTCTATAATATATTTGGACAAATAACAGTTTAAGATTTTCGATGTGTGTAGATCCGTCTCTAGTGCCACTCCAAGGATTTTGCACGGTGCTTCTCCACATGTGAGAGCCTCGGCCTATTCCGTATATGGACATATTTTCCATTTGAaccctttttttaaataaaatgaaaaGGATGTTTAGCCTACTGGAAATCGAATTAGGCTATTTCTTATTGGTTTGATTATATTGAACTGCTGCCAATTTATTGTCTATATTTAATTTGTCGAACCTGAAATAGTTCTGTGATTTGTGAACATTTTATTTGTCCTTTGAACTACAAACAGTTGGAATAGCCTAATTTCAGCAGACAATTTTGATTAGGGTAATCGTACCAATGTTGAAATCTTATTAGCCTACTTTTTTCTCTCATTCCCAGTTCGTTTTTGATAATTTTAACTATATACCTAATTTAATGAATTTGAAAATGTCTACATTGGTCCAAACTGAGAAAAACTAAGAACTTGTGTAGTATTTTGATTGTTTAGGTAGCCTATTTATTAGTCAAAAGGCAATGTAAACGGATCTGTATCAGAAATAAAGCCACGTAATTGCAGCAGGCTCCTTTATGCTCCAGAAAACGAATGCTCCTTGTAAATAGTTTGAGTCTATCTCAATAAACacataggcctatgcctgatgaACTCATAACAAAATATTTTGGAGTTTGTTTGAAAAGCATTAGACTATCCAGCATACTTTTATAGATTGAAATACACGTATGCAATTAAAACGTATAGCCTTATACAAAAGCAATAACATTTCCAGTAGTTTCTAATCATATGACCAACAAATGTCCTTAAACTCGTTTAAATTTAAATGAGCTCAATAAGCAAAAAGGAACCTTTAGAGTACAAAATAGCCCTAGACCTTGTTTCTAAAAAGTGAATTTGATAAATGGCAACATTGCTGTGCATTTGTAAGAAAAATAAGTAAATGTGAATCATTTGTCCTATGGAAGATCACCTTTATTAAAACAGCCTTGTATTTTAGAATCTATTCTGCAcaaaaatgtgtgtaaaaatGAAGTGTTATTGTACTGCCAGGGAATATTTATGGTAGTATGGTAAAGGGATTCATTGGTTCCAAAAAATTAAAGGGCATGCTTTTTTTACGACATGCAAATGTAGGGCCTAGTTGAGTGCAAAAGTTGGCTCATCGAAATTTGGCACGAAAATTCTGCTATTCTGAAAATGATTTCCATACATTTTTAAACTCTAATTGCGTCCCACGTTCCTCTCGCATGGGTTAATGCACATGTGCTTGAATTGCATGGTATATTGCACGGATTGTGTCATTCTTTAAAATGTTTAACACAAGAAGAGTGTCAAGAAACGGT
Coding sequences within it:
- the LOC134016198 gene encoding transcriptional activator protein Pur-alpha-like yields the protein MADRDSGSEQGGAATGPGIGSMQPVTGGAGSASGLQHETQELASKRVDIQNKRFYLDVKQNAKGRFLKIAEVGAGGNKSRLTLSMSVAVEFRDYLGDFIEHYAQLGPSNPDIVQDEPRRALKSEFLVRENRKYYMDLKENQRGRFLRIRQTVNRGPGLGSTQGQTIALPAQGLIEFRDALAKLIDDYGVEDEPAELPEGTSLTVDNKRFFFDVGSNKYGVFMRVSEVKPTYRNSITVPYKVWSKFGNTFSKYADEMKKIQEKQREKRACDLQQQEEMHADDGEED